A DNA window from Providencia huaxiensis contains the following coding sequences:
- the rlmA gene encoding 23S rRNA (guanine(745)-N(1))-methyltransferase, protein MNYQCPLCFTPLNLMHNSYRCAENHQFDCAKEGYVNLLPVQHKRSKDPGDNAEMMQARRQFLDAGHYHPMREKVAEKIIQFIPSSNTSLLDIGCGEGYYTDYFSRELEKYFEKYTVLGLDVSKAAIRYAAKRYKSVRFCVGTSHRLPFSNNSLGGVVRIYAPCKAQELSRVLVSKGMLITVTPAAEHLQELKALIYDEVKLHPTKDEDLPNLSLIDSCQLNYKMALTGQEAYELLMMTPFAWRASEQVKENLQQAEVKEYTADFLIRVYQSDAE, encoded by the coding sequence ATGAATTATCAATGCCCCCTTTGCTTTACACCGCTAAACTTGATGCATAACAGCTATCGCTGCGCAGAAAACCACCAATTCGATTGTGCGAAAGAAGGTTACGTTAATTTGTTGCCGGTGCAACATAAACGATCTAAAGACCCCGGTGATAATGCTGAAATGATGCAAGCGCGTAGGCAATTTCTCGATGCAGGGCATTACCACCCGATGCGTGAAAAGGTGGCAGAAAAAATTATTCAGTTTATTCCATCATCTAATACTAGTTTGTTAGACATAGGGTGTGGGGAAGGGTATTACACAGACTATTTCTCTCGAGAACTAGAAAAATATTTTGAAAAATATACAGTTTTAGGCCTAGATGTTTCGAAAGCAGCGATTCGTTATGCGGCGAAGCGGTATAAATCCGTTCGTTTTTGCGTCGGTACAAGTCATCGCTTGCCATTCTCAAATAACAGCTTAGGTGGAGTTGTCCGAATTTACGCGCCCTGCAAAGCACAAGAATTAAGTCGTGTATTAGTTTCTAAAGGTATGTTAATTACCGTTACACCTGCGGCAGAGCATCTGCAAGAATTAAAAGCGTTAATTTACGATGAGGTTAAGTTACATCCAACTAAAGACGAAGATTTACCCAATCTTTCGCTAATAGATAGCTGCCAATTAAATTATAAAATGGCACTGACAGGGCAAGAAGCTTATGAATTGTTGATGATGACACCATTTGCTTGGCGTGCATCAGAACAGGTCAAAGAGAATTTGCAACAAGCTGAAGTGAAAGAGTATACGGCTGATTTTTTAATTCGTGTTTATCAATCTGATGCAGAGTAA
- a CDS encoding GNAT family N-acetyltransferase, protein MKIRLATADEAEHLWSIRNQAIRHGCTTSFDAKTISAWTPDEMPVSYICIVKNNPFFVAVNKNDDPIATGYLNLEADSVEAIFTLPQYTGCGAAGLILDAIKAEAKKRNIKKLVLYSSPNAERFYQKHGFISIKNGSYYSSLAQAELNCVRMEIEL, encoded by the coding sequence ATGAAAATTAGGTTAGCAACAGCCGATGAAGCAGAACATCTTTGGTCTATACGTAACCAAGCCATTCGACATGGATGCACAACGAGTTTTGATGCAAAAACGATCAGTGCCTGGACACCTGATGAAATGCCAGTAAGTTATATATGTATTGTGAAGAATAACCCATTCTTTGTCGCGGTAAATAAGAATGATGACCCCATTGCAACTGGCTATCTTAATTTAGAGGCTGACAGTGTTGAAGCAATATTTACTCTACCACAATACACTGGCTGCGGAGCTGCTGGCTTAATATTAGATGCCATTAAAGCTGAAGCCAAAAAGAGAAACATTAAAAAATTAGTATTATATTCATCACCGAATGCGGAACGCTTTTATCAGAAACATGGATTTATTTCGATTAAAAATGGTAGCTATTACTCTTCTCTTGCACAAGCCGAGTTAAATTGTGTTCGAATGGAAATTGAATTATAA
- a CDS encoding phosphatase — MYQVDLHAHTIASTHAYSTVNEYFAEAASRGVKLFAITDHGPEMQDAPHEWHFGNMPILPRIVDGVGLLYGIEANIKNKLGETDCNEKISRHLDIILAGFHEPVLEPQSLADNTEAMIATIRSGKVQIITHPGNPKYPIDIKAVAQAAKECNVALEMNNSSFLHSRAGSQKNCLEIAKAVKETGGWVALGSDSHFAGYLGRFDRVVEMLESIDFPQSQILNVSPRRVLDFLESHGRKPIPEFADF, encoded by the coding sequence ATGTATCAAGTTGATTTACATGCTCATACCATTGCCAGCACCCATGCATATAGCACTGTTAATGAATATTTTGCTGAAGCAGCTAGTCGTGGTGTCAAACTCTTTGCAATTACCGATCACGGTCCTGAAATGCAAGATGCTCCACATGAGTGGCATTTTGGTAATATGCCTATCTTACCCAGAATTGTGGATGGTGTCGGTTTATTGTACGGTATTGAGGCGAATATAAAGAACAAGTTGGGTGAGACAGACTGCAATGAAAAGATCTCTCGCCATTTAGATATTATTTTAGCGGGTTTCCATGAACCAGTTCTTGAGCCTCAAAGTTTAGCTGATAATACCGAAGCCATGATTGCCACGATCCGCAGCGGCAAAGTACAAATAATTACTCACCCAGGTAACCCTAAATACCCTATTGATATCAAAGCAGTAGCACAAGCCGCTAAAGAGTGTAATGTTGCTTTGGAAATGAATAATTCCTCATTTTTGCATTCAAGAGCGGGTAGCCAAAAGAATTGCTTAGAAATTGCTAAGGCAGTTAAAGAGACAGGCGGGTGGGTAGCATTAGGTTCAGACTCCCATTTTGCGGGGTATCTCGGCCGTTTTGATCGCGTGGTTGAAATGTTGGAATCAATTGATTTTCCGCAATCGCAAATTTTAAATGTTTCCCCTCGCCGTGTATTGGACTTTTTAGAGTCCCATGGACGTAAGCCTATCCCTGAATTTGCTGATTTTTAA
- the alr gene encoding alanine racemase, translating into MAFRLKYLALLPLFVAATACQQPNNIKTPVETYASQSQPAVVNNAWIEISRGALNFNIKKVQNLLGDNSSLCAVLKGDAYGHDLSLVTPIMIENNVQCIGVTNNQELKTVRDLGFKGRLMRVRSATEQEMAQATQYETEELIGNLEMAQRLNAIAKKQNKVIPIHLALNSAGMSRNGLDVSNVSGLDEAKQIAALSQLKIVGIMSHYPEEDEAQIRKDLAKFKKESQQVLDVTGLKREDITLHVANTYATITVPESWLDMVRVGGIFYGDTVATNDYKRVMTLKSSIASVNHYPKGNTVGYDRTYILKRDSVLANIPVGYADGYRRVFSNAGHALINGQTVPVLGKTSMNTVMVDVTDLKNVSPGDEVVFFGKQGNAEITAEEVEDISGALFTEMSILWGATNKRILVD; encoded by the coding sequence GTGGCTTTTCGTTTGAAGTATCTGGCATTACTCCCTTTATTCGTTGCTGCGACAGCTTGCCAGCAACCAAATAATATTAAAACACCAGTAGAAACCTATGCATCACAAAGCCAACCTGCGGTGGTTAATAACGCATGGATTGAAATATCTCGCGGTGCATTGAATTTTAATATCAAAAAAGTACAAAACCTATTAGGGGATAACTCTTCTCTGTGCGCAGTTTTGAAAGGGGATGCATATGGGCATGACCTTTCTTTAGTTACACCAATAATGATTGAAAATAACGTGCAATGTATTGGGGTAACAAATAATCAAGAGCTTAAAACTGTGAGAGACTTAGGCTTTAAAGGTCGCTTAATGCGAGTGAGAAGTGCGACAGAGCAAGAAATGGCTCAAGCAACACAATATGAGACGGAAGAGTTAATCGGTAATTTAGAAATGGCGCAGCGCTTGAATGCGATTGCGAAAAAGCAAAATAAAGTGATCCCTATCCATCTAGCACTGAACTCGGCAGGTATGTCCCGTAATGGGCTAGACGTCAGTAATGTCTCTGGCTTAGATGAAGCAAAACAGATTGCGGCGTTATCACAATTAAAAATTGTGGGCATTATGTCTCATTATCCAGAAGAGGATGAAGCTCAGATCCGTAAAGACCTTGCGAAATTCAAAAAAGAGTCTCAACAAGTATTGGATGTTACAGGGTTAAAACGTGAAGACATTACATTACATGTGGCGAATACTTATGCAACCATTACTGTACCAGAATCATGGTTGGATATGGTACGTGTAGGCGGCATTTTCTATGGTGATACAGTTGCGACTAATGATTATAAACGTGTAATGACGCTGAAATCGAGTATTGCTTCTGTCAATCATTACCCGAAAGGTAATACGGTAGGTTATGACAGAACCTATATCTTAAAGCGTGACTCAGTATTGGCAAATATTCCTGTCGGTTATGCGGATGGCTATCGCCGTGTATTTAGCAATGCAGGACATGCATTGATTAATGGTCAGACAGTTCCTGTTCTAGGAAAAACATCAATGAATACGGTTATGGTTGATGTTACTGATTTAAAAAACGTTAGCCCAGGAGATGAGGTTGTATTTTTTGGTAAACAAGGCAATGCTGAAATTACTGCCGAAGAGGTTGAAGATATCAGCGGTGCATTATTTACTGAAATGTCAATCTTATGGGGAGCGACCAATAAACGTATCTTAGTTGACTAA
- a CDS encoding porin, whose protein sequence is MKYKLLALIIPTLLTTNVANSAEMYNKDGNKLDVYGQIDVRHHIAKSRSGEDGDDSRVRLGLKGDTQITDQLIGFGRFEWETKTNQSESTEENSNRLAYAGLKFADYGSLDYGRNYGVIYDTNAWTDVLPLWGADTMDQEDNYMLSRNRNLLTYRNNNAFGYIDGLSFALQYQGKNGEQNLSSGDELTDNGDGFGLSTAYELGYGISLGGGYSSSSRTPKQKDTTTSSATGKRAEAWNVGGKFEYEDLYLAVMYGQTLNMSRFGNDNMESVANKTQNLEVVALYSFDFGLTPSIGYNYSKGKNLGSFGDKELVNYIAVGSAYDFNKNLSAVIDYKINLLNDNDFTDHYKVNTDNVLGLGLVYQF, encoded by the coding sequence ATGAAGTACAAATTACTCGCACTCATTATTCCAACACTACTTACTACTAATGTTGCTAACTCCGCTGAAATGTACAATAAAGATGGTAATAAGCTTGATGTGTATGGGCAAATCGATGTTCGCCATCATATTGCTAAAAGCCGTAGTGGCGAAGATGGTGATGACTCACGTGTCAGATTGGGGCTAAAAGGTGACACACAAATCACCGACCAGCTCATTGGCTTTGGGCGTTTTGAATGGGAAACTAAAACTAACCAATCAGAATCAACTGAAGAAAATAGCAATCGTTTAGCTTATGCAGGCTTAAAATTTGCAGATTACGGCTCCCTTGATTATGGCCGCAATTATGGAGTTATCTATGATACCAATGCTTGGACAGACGTATTACCTCTCTGGGGAGCGGATACGATGGATCAAGAAGATAACTACATGCTAAGCCGTAACCGCAATTTACTCACTTATCGCAATAATAATGCCTTTGGTTACATTGATGGTTTAAGCTTTGCACTACAATATCAGGGTAAAAATGGCGAACAAAACCTATCATCCGGCGATGAATTAACCGATAACGGAGATGGTTTTGGTTTATCTACAGCTTATGAATTAGGTTATGGTATTTCCCTTGGCGGTGGTTATTCCTCATCTTCCCGTACACCAAAACAAAAAGATACCACAACTAGCAGTGCGACTGGTAAACGCGCTGAAGCTTGGAACGTCGGGGGAAAATTTGAATACGAAGACCTGTATCTCGCAGTCATGTATGGCCAAACGCTTAATATGAGCCGTTTTGGTAATGATAATATGGAGTCAGTAGCAAATAAAACTCAGAACCTTGAAGTGGTTGCTTTGTATTCTTTTGACTTCGGTTTAACCCCATCAATTGGCTATAACTATTCCAAAGGTAAAAACTTGGGCAGCTTTGGTGATAAAGAACTAGTAAATTATATCGCTGTCGGATCTGCATATGATTTCAATAAAAATCTAAGTGCTGTCATCGACTATAAAATCAATTTATTAAATGATAATGATTTTACCGACCATTACAAAGTCAATACCGATAATGTCCTTGGCTTAGGGTTAGTGTATCAGTTCTAA
- a CDS encoding glutathione peroxidase, translating into MTPFHQLAATSLGGQLISMKDYAGKVVLVVNTASHCGFTPQYNGLESLYKKYAPQGFVVLGFPCNQFGKQEPGGAEEIAQTCFINYEVSFPMFEKVDVNGSSAHPIFRYLKNELPGLMGGRIKWNFTKFLIGRDGKPLKRFAPFTTPEKMEAIILSALQI; encoded by the coding sequence ATGACCCCCTTTCATCAATTAGCAGCGACGAGTCTCGGCGGGCAACTTATCTCTATGAAAGACTACGCTGGTAAGGTTGTTCTCGTCGTTAATACCGCCAGTCATTGTGGTTTTACACCACAATACAACGGCTTAGAATCACTCTACAAGAAATATGCTCCTCAGGGCTTTGTGGTGCTGGGATTCCCCTGTAATCAGTTTGGCAAACAAGAACCCGGTGGCGCTGAGGAAATCGCGCAGACCTGCTTTATTAACTACGAAGTGAGCTTTCCAATGTTCGAAAAAGTCGACGTTAATGGAAGCTCAGCTCACCCGATATTCCGTTACCTGAAAAACGAGCTACCAGGTCTAATGGGTGGGCGAATCAAGTGGAACTTTACTAAATTCTTGATCGGGCGTGATGGTAAACCGCTCAAACGCTTCGCGCCATTCACTACCCCTGAAAAAATGGAAGCAATAATCCTTTCGGCACTTCAAATTTAA
- the ptuB gene encoding retron Ec78 anti-phage system effector HNH endonuclease PtuB — translation MKKLVRGDAPLCLAQFMHGRDNWSVISNNGLTNEIWAKLHIMQRGFCAYCECQLQEDNTKRHIEHFIQKDQNPSMTFDWDNLFGSCKNPNRCGKFKDEDPEAKKIDLTKVCKPDVMDPSELILFLNSGKVRAKTTLTPEKKEIADNTIAVFNLDGDSTLENSRKAAIAGEKSLADSYWEMLVNDDNDELTELLETELSEALERIKAVQHSTALEHLWVHNEQF, via the coding sequence ATGAAGAAATTAGTTCGTGGTGATGCTCCCTTGTGTTTAGCTCAATTTATGCATGGTCGAGATAATTGGTCTGTTATTTCAAACAATGGCTTAACTAACGAAATTTGGGCAAAGCTCCACATCATGCAGCGTGGTTTTTGTGCGTATTGTGAATGTCAGTTACAAGAAGATAATACCAAAAGACATATTGAGCATTTTATTCAAAAGGATCAAAATCCGAGTATGACATTTGACTGGGATAATTTATTTGGTTCATGTAAAAATCCGAATCGTTGCGGGAAGTTCAAAGATGAGGATCCAGAAGCTAAAAAGATAGATCTTACTAAGGTATGCAAACCTGATGTAATGGATCCTAGTGAACTAATACTGTTCCTTAATTCTGGAAAGGTTAGAGCTAAAACAACTCTAACACCGGAAAAAAAAGAGATTGCTGATAACACCATTGCTGTTTTCAATCTTGATGGTGATAGTACACTAGAAAACTCTCGAAAAGCGGCTATTGCGGGAGAAAAAAGTTTGGCAGATAGTTATTGGGAGATGTTGGTTAATGATGATAACGATGAGCTAACTGAACTTTTGGAAACGGAGTTATCTGAAGCATTAGAAAGAATTAAAGCAGTTCAGCATTCAACGGCATTAGAACATTTGTGGGTACATAACGAACAGTTTTAA
- the ptuA gene encoding retron Ec78 anti-phage system effector ATPase PtuA, which yields MAKSQKNRSRTVKHLIQNSDKGNFQSSYQLYRNYFEGKNVEHKNEDLAYQYFNKVESALLEKKLVLSSMHLTDFRRFTDLDISFDEKVTVLIGANGAGKTSVADAIAKTLSWLNNNLEKTDVVGRPVTESDIHVDSKEFSEVTTKFKFDDQNTFDVSIGSTVLGYEGSSPTDVVDIRQVAHMYKSTAKNPSIHIPLLVFYSVERSDFPLSSTITETASGDSVSNRFSDLKTALDGSGKLEDFSKLYIELVNRAKGEENKEVQELKVQIATLQATIDDVYADQAPPENDVFNAKLNAKKQELENLVKTKSSLKYQRHLELVNQAIEALVPDVKNLEVDRSSGKARLMVDNFGNRVNIAQLSQGQKMLVALSGDLARRLVKLNPDSDAPLHSHGIVVIDEIELHLHPKWQQEILIGLQETFPNLQFIVTTHSPQVLSTVDKDCIRILRFDDSGVAFVDKPRFQTKGVCSSDVLEQIMRTFSVPPVCEANWISDYSSLVAENLWKSEDGIKLFDKIVKHFGIDHPEVVKIKGNIRTQEFKLKARALKGK from the coding sequence ATGGCTAAGTCACAAAAAAATAGAAGCAGAACGGTTAAACACCTCATTCAAAACTCAGATAAAGGTAATTTTCAATCTTCGTATCAGTTGTATCGAAACTACTTTGAAGGTAAGAATGTAGAGCATAAAAATGAGGACTTAGCTTATCAATATTTTAATAAAGTAGAATCTGCGCTTCTTGAAAAGAAACTTGTTTTATCTTCAATGCACCTAACTGATTTTAGAAGGTTTACAGATCTTGATATCTCATTTGATGAAAAAGTTACTGTTCTTATAGGCGCCAACGGCGCTGGCAAAACGAGTGTTGCTGATGCTATTGCGAAGACATTGTCATGGTTGAATAATAATCTGGAAAAAACAGACGTAGTTGGTAGACCTGTTACAGAAAGTGATATCCATGTTGACTCTAAAGAATTCAGTGAAGTAACGACTAAATTTAAATTTGATGATCAGAATACGTTTGATGTAAGTATTGGTAGTACTGTTTTGGGGTATGAGGGGAGTTCTCCTACTGATGTGGTCGATATAAGACAAGTTGCTCATATGTATAAAAGCACTGCCAAAAACCCATCAATACATATCCCACTTTTGGTATTCTATTCAGTTGAACGTTCAGACTTTCCATTATCTTCAACGATTACGGAAACAGCTTCAGGAGACAGTGTCAGCAATAGGTTTTCTGACCTTAAGACCGCTTTGGATGGAAGCGGAAAACTGGAGGATTTTTCTAAGCTTTATATCGAGCTCGTTAATAGGGCAAAAGGTGAAGAGAATAAGGAAGTTCAAGAACTCAAGGTGCAGATCGCAACGTTGCAAGCCACTATTGATGATGTATACGCAGATCAAGCGCCTCCAGAAAATGATGTATTCAATGCCAAGTTAAATGCTAAAAAGCAAGAGTTAGAAAACTTAGTAAAAACTAAATCTTCATTAAAATATCAGCGACATTTAGAGCTAGTCAACCAAGCAATAGAAGCACTTGTTCCAGATGTGAAGAATCTTGAGGTCGACCGCAGTTCAGGAAAAGCCAGACTAATGGTCGATAACTTTGGGAATAGAGTGAATATAGCCCAGCTATCACAAGGTCAGAAAATGTTGGTAGCTCTCTCCGGAGACTTGGCAAGGCGTTTAGTTAAACTAAATCCCGACTCTGACGCCCCTTTACATAGCCATGGAATTGTAGTCATAGATGAAATTGAATTACACCTTCACCCAAAATGGCAACAAGAAATTCTAATAGGTCTTCAAGAGACGTTCCCTAACCTACAGTTCATTGTGACTACTCATAGTCCCCAAGTGCTATCTACTGTAGATAAAGATTGCATTCGTATACTTCGATTTGATGATAGTGGAGTTGCTTTTGTAGACAAACCAAGATTTCAGACCAAAGGTGTGTGCAGCTCTGATGTCTTAGAACAAATTATGCGAACATTTTCTGTACCCCCAGTGTGTGAAGCCAATTGGATTTCTGACTATTCGAGTTTGGTAGCAGAGAACCTTTGGAAGTCGGAGGATGGCATAAAGTTATTCGATAAAATAGTTAAGCATTTCGGCATTGATCATCCTGAGGTTGTGAAAATTAAAGGAAATATTAGAACTCAAGAGTTCAAATTAAAGGCCAGGGCACTAAAAGGAAAGTGA
- a CDS encoding retron St85 family RNA-directed DNA polymerase, with the protein MTLIEQLALELKKSEDEVGRFLQSAPKRYKVYTIPKRTSGHRVIAQPSKELKEYQRKFLEIQQLPIHGSAMAYRKGLGIKQNAIAHKNNPYLLKLDLENFFNSISTKLFWEVWKSILPLPTNQDMQTLDNLLFWSPSKTTGGALVLSIGAPSSPLISNFFMYQFDCVVSNMCAEKEIIYTRYADDLTFSTKHKDSLFVVPKLVKEKLAELFGGAIRINRKKTRFSSRAHNRHVTGITITNDGSLSLGRERKRYIKHLVHQVQLSKLDTEDRQHLRGLIAFANHVEPMFVQSLKRKYTSKLITQIIEESNG; encoded by the coding sequence ATGACTTTGATAGAGCAGTTAGCATTAGAGCTGAAAAAGAGTGAAGACGAAGTCGGTCGCTTTCTCCAGAGTGCGCCTAAAAGGTATAAAGTCTATACTATTCCAAAGCGTACTTCTGGGCACCGTGTTATAGCTCAGCCTTCTAAAGAGTTGAAAGAGTATCAGCGTAAGTTTCTGGAAATACAACAGTTACCTATCCATGGTTCAGCTATGGCTTATAGGAAAGGTCTGGGTATCAAGCAAAATGCAATTGCTCATAAAAATAATCCTTACCTACTTAAGCTTGATCTCGAAAATTTTTTTAATTCTATCTCTACTAAGCTCTTTTGGGAGGTTTGGAAGTCAATATTGCCTCTTCCCACTAACCAAGACATGCAAACTTTAGACAATTTACTTTTCTGGTCCCCAAGTAAAACAACAGGAGGTGCCCTAGTTCTTAGTATAGGAGCACCAAGCTCTCCACTAATATCTAATTTCTTCATGTATCAATTTGATTGTGTTGTCAGCAATATGTGCGCTGAAAAAGAAATTATTTATACGCGGTATGCTGATGACTTGACATTCTCGACCAAGCACAAGGATTCTCTTTTTGTCGTTCCTAAGCTTGTAAAAGAAAAGCTGGCTGAGTTATTTGGTGGGGCGATAAGAATCAATAGGAAGAAAACTAGGTTTTCATCTAGAGCCCATAATAGACATGTTACAGGTATAACCATTACTAATGATGGCTCTCTTTCCCTAGGAAGAGAGCGCAAAAGATATATCAAACATTTAGTGCACCAAGTTCAATTAAGTAAACTTGATACTGAGGATAGACAACACCTTAGAGGGCTTATTGCTTTTGCAAATCATGTAGAGCCTATGTTTGTTCAATCATTGAAGCGAAAATATACTTCTAAGTTAATTACTCAAATTATTGAGGAATCAAATGGCTAA
- a CDS encoding type I toxin-antitoxin system ptaRNA1 family toxin, with protein sequence MAITHNIEVQHAIHQAAIKLASLEFIDQETAQQISSVAEAVANMFTILYYQAETGRATPEDFEQALDTIRLVTSN encoded by the coding sequence ATGGCAATCACACATAATATCGAAGTTCAGCACGCAATTCATCAGGCAGCAATCAAGCTGGCCTCCCTAGAATTCATTGATCAGGAAACCGCTCAGCAGATTTCGTCTGTCGCAGAAGCGGTCGCCAATATGTTTACGATCCTTTACTACCAGGCTGAAACTGGCCGAGCGACGCCGGAGGACTTCGAGCAGGCGTTGGACACTATCCGGCTGGTGACAAGTAACTGA
- a CDS encoding conjugal transfer protein TrbL — translation MNQTGGFDGLSSEDQKEARQAHAEWQERDPEKHTFDVEDYVSYAQERQQERNEEVASFVKKSRMA, via the coding sequence ATGAATCAAACAGGCGGCTTTGATGGCCTATCCAGTGAGGACCAAAAAGAAGCCCGCCAAGCGCACGCAGAATGGCAAGAGCGTGACCCGGAAAAGCACACCTTCGATGTTGAGGACTACGTGTCGTATGCCCAGGAACGCCAGCAGGAGCGCAACGAAGAGGTTGCCAGTTTTGTTAAAAAGAGTCGTATGGCCTAA
- the trbL gene encoding P-type conjugative transfer protein TrbL: MNKIFIRLVMLLAVLLTSQTASAAIDPNGVLDEVAVRFMTASATWGTVITNYAAWLFWTLGTISLVWTGGTLILKQADIREFFAEFVRFILTFGFFLWLLRNGPDFATSIIDSLRMIGAQAGGLSRDLTPSEPISIAFDIIVKAGESYSITSPIDNLSIFLITLAILACMAVVAANVLLALVTAWILIYAGVFVLGFGGSRWTSDIAINYFKSVLGVALKLMTMTLLIGIAMSIMDGFYADLSNDAPMRELLVIFVVSLVLVMLIHSVPNVVASLVPGGGAAAGAGSISAGAMAGAAVATGGMAAGAAMATAGGASAIQAAFAKAGENVANNTDVMSSLGGAISGSGDSDEAGSFSQASGQSSSGGQSSGGFKGSAVKAGRIAADTGANLMKGMGDMAGDRISGTAGGRLASSIRNSTKDDGDSDDQEGD, encoded by the coding sequence ATGAACAAGATATTCATTCGACTTGTGATGCTCCTGGCAGTTTTACTGACTTCGCAAACTGCGTCAGCGGCCATTGATCCTAATGGTGTCTTGGATGAAGTGGCCGTGCGTTTCATGACGGCCAGTGCTACTTGGGGCACGGTAATTACAAACTATGCCGCCTGGCTATTCTGGACGCTGGGTACGATATCCCTTGTTTGGACTGGCGGGACCTTAATCCTTAAACAAGCGGATATAAGGGAGTTTTTTGCCGAGTTCGTCCGCTTCATCCTGACGTTTGGTTTCTTTCTTTGGTTGCTCAGAAACGGCCCAGACTTTGCGACGTCAATCATCGACTCATTGAGAATGATCGGTGCTCAAGCCGGTGGCCTTTCGAGAGACCTAACCCCGTCAGAGCCTATTAGTATTGCGTTCGACATTATTGTGAAAGCTGGTGAGTCCTACAGCATCACAAGCCCGATAGATAACTTGTCTATCTTCTTAATCACGCTGGCAATTTTGGCCTGTATGGCGGTAGTGGCGGCCAATGTGTTGTTGGCCTTGGTGACGGCTTGGATATTGATCTATGCCGGTGTCTTCGTGCTGGGGTTTGGTGGTTCGCGTTGGACTTCAGATATAGCAATCAACTACTTCAAAAGCGTATTGGGCGTTGCTTTGAAGTTGATGACAATGACGTTGCTCATTGGTATTGCCATGTCGATCATGGACGGTTTCTATGCCGATCTATCTAATGATGCCCCTATGCGTGAACTGCTGGTGATCTTTGTCGTTTCACTGGTTCTTGTGATGCTCATTCACTCGGTTCCCAATGTGGTCGCCAGCCTGGTTCCTGGAGGCGGCGCGGCGGCAGGTGCTGGCAGTATCAGTGCCGGAGCGATGGCCGGAGCGGCTGTTGCCACTGGCGGTATGGCTGCCGGTGCAGCAATGGCTACTGCCGGCGGTGCGTCTGCTATTCAGGCTGCATTTGCAAAAGCAGGTGAGAACGTAGCGAACAATACTGACGTTATGTCGAGCCTTGGCGGAGCAATCAGTGGCAGTGGCGATTCTGATGAGGCTGGCTCCTTCTCCCAAGCTTCCGGCCAATCTTCTAGCGGTGGCCAATCCTCTGGTGGTTTTAAAGGTAGCGCTGTAAAAGCGGGGCGTATTGCAGCGGATACCGGTGCGAATTTGATGAAGGGAATGGGGGATATGGCCGGGGATAGAATCAGCGGCACTGCTGGAGGCCGTCTAGCTAGCTCGATCCGAAACAGCACGAAAGATGACGGGGATAGCGATGACCAGGAGGGCGACTGA